The genomic interval CAACCGGCACAGGCACTTCCACAATCCGTTCAGGCCCAACACGCAGCAGACCCACAACAGCGACCACCACCACACAAGCCGCAGCCATCGCGCCGGCCAGATTCCACTCCAACGTCCGCGGCAACGTCATGGCTGCGCGGAGTCGATCCCAGAGGCTGATGGACTCCGGCGCAAGCTTGGCCTGCACCTGCGCCATAAATCGCGCCGACGGCGCGACACGAGGCAACTGCGCTGCTTGGCTCACCACGAGTTCAAGGTTCAGCCAGCGCCGCCGCAACGACTGATCGGTATCCATCGCCTGAAGAAACGTCACCCGCTCCTCCGGCGTCAGATCGTCATCGAGAAAGCGTTGGATCAGCAGCTCTTGTTCTCGCATCGCTACGCCTCTTTCAATTCTGCCAACTCACGACTCAACTGCACCCGTCCCTTATACACCCGCATTTTCAACGTATCGCCATTTACCCCGAGAATCTCCTGCATCTCTTCGTAACTCAACCCTTCGACATGCTTCAAGACAAAGGCTTCTCGGTAGAGGGGCGGCAGCCGCTGGATCGCCCGATCCAATTCAGCAGCAACTTGCTGCTGCGACAAGAGCCGTTCCGGGGTCCGCGCCTCCACCACTCGATCGTCGAGCACGTCTTCGATCTCGACATCTTGGAGCCCCTGCCCTGGCCGTTTGACTCTAAGCCAATCCTTGCACTTGTTGGCTGCGATCCGGTAGAGCCAGGTGGAAAACTTCGACTCGGCCCTGAACGTCGGCAGCGCTTTGAACGCCGCCACAAACGTCTCTTGGGCCAGATC from Nitrospirota bacterium carries:
- a CDS encoding sigma-70 family RNA polymerase sigma factor, which translates into the protein MAILLDPRGAADEAKLVARCLKQDQDAFGQLVERYATVIVNLAYRMVGDRTEAEDLAQETFVAAFKALPTFRAESKFSTWLYRIAANKCKDWLRVKRPGQGLQDVEIEDVLDDRVVEARTPERLLSQQQVAAELDRAIQRLPPLYREAFVLKHVEGLSYEEMQEILGVNGDTLKMRVYKGRVQLSRELAELKEA
- a CDS encoding isoamylase early set domain-containing protein yields the protein MREQELLIQRFLDDDLTPEERVTFLQAMDTDQSLRRRWLNLELVVSQAAQLPRVAPSARFMAQVQAKLAPESISLWDRLRAAMTLPRTLEWNLAGAMAAACVVVVAVVGLLRVGPERIVEVPVPVAGGQAQQASFAPGQETTVFVRLVLLQPGAKSVSVAGDFNGWNPGQTQLERSEGGLWTATIPLKPGRYQYMFVIDGKQWIADPLAAEGAGDGFGAQNAVLDVSI